TTTGTTACTGCACTGATATTTCAGAACGAAAGAGAATGGAAAGTCAACTCCGTCAGTCTGAGAAGCTGAATGCCATAGGCATGATGGCCGGCGGTATAGCTCATGATTTCAATAATATGATGGGAGGTATCCTGGGGTATACAGAACTTCTTGCACTCAAAATGGAAGATGATCCAGTCCAGAAATCTTATACAGAGAATATCATTAAAACCATTAACAGAGCCCGTGAACTGATAAATCAGCTCATGAATTTTGCTCGAAAAGGTGATGTGGAATTAAAAGTGGTGGATCTGCATAAGATCCTCAGTGATGCTGTGAACCTGCTCACCTGCAGTATCGATCGGAATATTCAGATCTCTGTCAAACTGGATGCCCCATCCTCCAGAATCATGGGTGATGGGGCACAGCTTCAGAATACCTTCCTCAATCTGGGTTTGAATGCCCGGGATGCCATGCCCCATGGAGGCGAAATTAATATCACTACAAAGAATATATATTTCTCAGAGAGTATCGCCGCAAAGAAGAACTCACAGATCACACCAGGTGAATATATTGAGGTGGATATCTCTGATAACGGTACAGGTATAAGCCCCGAAATCATAGAAAGTATCTTTGATCCCTTTTTCACCACAAAATCACAGGGAAAGGGGACCGGAATGGGGCTTTCTGCCGTTTACGGTACAGTTCAGAGTCATGATGCCGCCATCGATGTGTACAGCGAAATCGGGTACGGATCAACATTCGAACTCTTTTTCCCTTTAACAAGCAGTGAAGAAACAGTCCCCCTCAGGGATAACAGAGCCGTTGCCGGCAGAGGGGGGAGAATCCTTCTGGTGGATGATGAAGAGATGTTGAGAGATATCGGTAAAGATATTCTCAGGGAGATAGGTTATGACCCTGTGGTCTTTGAAAATGGAGAACAGGCTGTAGAGTACTACAAGAACAACTGGGAATCCATCGATCTGGTGATTACAGATATGATAATGCCGGGCCTTTCGGGCAAGCAGACATTTCTGGCCATGAAGAAGATCAATCCCGGGATAAAAGCCCTTCTGGCCACCGGCTTCGGTCTGGACAGGGATTTGGAATCTATGATGGATATAGGCCTTTTGGGCATACTTAATAAACCCTACAGAATCCATGATATTTCCCTTATGATTTCAGATATTCTGAATCCTAAATAGAAGTGTTTTGGGCGTTCCCCCCTGATCGGGGGCCGGGCTTTGCAGGGGTAACCGTCTTTCCTTTGGAAAGACCAGCTTCGCTGCCCTTCCAATCCCTAACGCAATAAGGCGATTCACCGGGTATAGGATCTGTATTCATCAGAAGATCTACTCAATTAGTTCAAGACCATAAAGAAGAATCACTTCTTATCAG
The sequence above is a segment of the Oceanispirochaeta sp. M1 genome. Coding sequences within it:
- a CDS encoding ATP-binding protein, coding for MAGLLEDVLSTRQHKLHTQLSLWIKVNIILLGASVLFMFLSASLMISNYRDQNEQEFQETISRTVLILRESLAIPLYNYARDTVTHLMKSAVIYNQIDYIYLIDSNNELYLGFAHPEGRSIAFTEKPDKETVERCELINITTDIIFNDEIIGTLIIYFSHDETTAQLTEYTWEIIFRLLKFVIVILIFAELILWFILFLKDKLDFEKQKLIESEYKFRTYIEKSPLSVFIIDEKGGISFNNEAALGLTGYSRKELQSIPFKDVISQTEGISELIKESEELKKEVFLIRKDGSQLNVILDAVRLKGNLLLCYCTDISERKRMESQLRQSEKLNAIGMMAGGIAHDFNNMMGGILGYTELLALKMEDDPVQKSYTENIIKTINRARELINQLMNFARKGDVELKVVDLHKILSDAVNLLTCSIDRNIQISVKLDAPSSRIMGDGAQLQNTFLNLGLNARDAMPHGGEINITTKNIYFSESIAAKKNSQITPGEYIEVDISDNGTGISPEIIESIFDPFFTTKSQGKGTGMGLSAVYGTVQSHDAAIDVYSEIGYGSTFELFFPLTSSEETVPLRDNRAVAGRGGRILLVDDEEMLRDIGKDILREIGYDPVVFENGEQAVEYYKNNWESIDLVITDMIMPGLSGKQTFLAMKKINPGIKALLATGFGLDRDLESMMDIGLLGILNKPYRIHDISLMISDILNPK